From Xiphophorus couchianus chromosome 4, X_couchianus-1.0, whole genome shotgun sequence, a single genomic window includes:
- the atmin gene encoding ATM interactor: MPLFIQCSCWGGSMRNGMDCQQRNMAVSATAKANGRHDSTAGGVKCCEEPMPQCREIIKPTIIELTKEVRTNILCTVEGCGKILPNTPALNMHLVKSHRIKDGIVNPTIRKEMKGSQKLYCCPIEGCPRGPNRPFSQFSLVKQHYMKMHAEKKHKCSKCNNGYSTEWDLKRHIEDCGKTYECTCGCPYASRAALLSHIYRTGHEIPTEHRVPPVKKRKMEKLLSVSEKVKVHDSTVQMMPAAKEAMETALPSDSAVYILEPTNQSSNPHKGLQKLLLPKPKMALVSVPVMQLAHLPVLLPSTEGGPLRSVVLAVDNQGSVSTLQLLPQTPGAVLPQLDVKSLAFKDYMPSSRSSQGPISTGVQVNLDPASTDDSAGCVAGQRGRSTSTNIQTDRSYLSKMPPVAGEGIGLCSVSESSVSSCSQTDISVSAQVLLPVSVETQTFVSRAKSTSSVGAQTDSQCLSQITSACSSVLPYKTKQTQTYFAMPQLEEKAQDQAAMCSDLFENDSLSVSTQTCADINEALNAAGSNLYEDSKSVGGLCFGVQTHDLGGSNMADNQTQTITLLNDLENILSDHQVTTEASAGCGSGPGSVQEQHNGIDFDFEEFLNAVHIQTQTEESELGVLGGDTPLSSLDIQTQTDFLLMDELDQSEGQSRSQASDLELFDTQTQTDLNFLLNTGSGMPLSNILRHSSFSISTESSDTETQTDLPSFAGGPSSQTHTGQGEHGRMLNSTETQTMTSQAEGLGHLFLTSNETQTVMDDFLSADLAWNMESHFSSVETQTCEELCALFQHSDKPNS; the protein is encoded by the exons ATGCCCCTGTTCATTCAATGCTCCTGCTGGGGGGGCTCAATGCGAAACGGAATGGACTGTCAACAGAGAAACATGGCCGTTTCTGCAACGGCCAAGGCAAATGGCAGGCATGACTCGACGGCAGGCGGTGTGAAATGCTGCGAGGAGCCTATGCCGCAGTGTCGGGAAATAATAAAACCTACCATCATCGAGCTGACCAAAGAAGTTAGGACGAACATCCTGTGCACCGTGGAAGGATGTGGCAAGATTCTCCCCAACACACCTGCATTGAACATGCATCTCGTAAAGTCGCACCGGATAAAG GATGGAATTGTCAACCCCACAATCAGAAAGGAGATGAAGGGCTCACAAAAACTTTACTGCTGTCCCATCGAGGGCTGTCCCAGGGGCCCCAACAGACCTTTCTCACAGTTCTCCCTGGTTAAGCAA CATTACATGAAGATGCATGCtgagaaaaaacacaagtgcTCCAAATGCAACAACGGCTACAGCACAGAATGGGACCTGAAGAGGCACATCGAAGACTGTGGGAAGACCTATGAGTGTACATGCGGCTGCCCCTATGCTAGCAGAGCTGCTTTGTTGTCTCATATCTACCGTACTGGTCATGAAATTCCTACAGAACACAG aGTTCCTCCTGTGAAAAAGCGGAAGATGGAGAAACTTCTGAGTGTTTCTGAAAAAGTGAAGGTTCATGATTCAACTGTTCAAATGATGCCCGCTGCTAAAGAAGCGATGGAGACGGCTCTCCCCTCTGATTCAGCTGTGTACATTCTAGAGCCAACGAACCAGAGCTCTAACCCCCACAAGGGTCTTCAGAAGTTGCTCCTCCCAAAACCCAAGATGGCTTTAGTCAGCGTTCCAGTTATGCAGCTGGCCCATCTACCTGTCCTTCTTCCGTCCACAGAAGGTGGCCCTCTGAGGTCTGTAGTGCTTGCAGTAGACAACCAAGGCTCTGTGAGCACTCTTCAGCTCCTGCCACAAACTCCAGGAGCGGTCCTGCCCCAACTCGACGTAAAAAGTTTAGCTTTCAAGGATTACATGCCCTCTTCACGTTCTAGCCAAGGTCCTATCAGCACAGGGGTTCAGGTCAATCTGGATCCTGCGAGTACAGACGATTCGGCCGGCTGTGTGGCAGGACAGCGCGGAAGAAGCACCTCTACCAACATACAGACAGACAGGTCCTACTTGTCAAAAATGCCTCCAGTGGCCGGAGAAGGAATTGGACTGTGTTCTGTGAGCGAGTCCTCAGTTTCATCCTGCTCCCAAACAGACATTAGTGTGAGTGCCCAAGTCCTCCTGCCAGTAAGTGTTGaaactcaaacatttgtttccagAGCCAAATCCACATCATCTGTTGGAGCTCAGACTGACAGTCAGTGCCTGAGTCAAATTACTTCGGCCtgctcatctgtgctgcctTATAAAACTAAGCAGACACAGACATATTTTGCAATGCCACAACTGGAAGAGAAGGCTCAGGATCAGGCCGCAATGTGCTCCGATCTGTTTGAGAACGACTCTCTCAGCGTTTCTACCCAAACATGTGCAGACATAAATGAGGCCCTCAACGCTGCTGGAAGCAATCTATACGAGGACTCAAAGTCAGTGGGTGGTTTGTGTTTTGGAGTGCAGACACATGATCTTGGTGGAAGCAACATGGCGGATAATCAGACCCAAACAATAACCcttttaaatgacctggagaaCATTTTGTCTGATCACCAGGTCACCACAGAGGCCTCTGCTGGCTGTGGGTCTGGCCCAGGCTCTGTTCAGGAGCAGCACAATGGAATAGACTTTGACTTTGAGGAGTTTCTTAATGCTGTGCACATTCAGACCCAGACGGAGGAGAGCGAACTGGGTGTCCTGGGTGGCGACACACCTCTTTCATCTCTAGACATTCAGACTCAGACTGATTTCCTCCTCATGGATGAACTGGACCAAAGTGAAGGACAGAGCCGGTCTCAAGCCAGTGACCTGGAGCTATTTGACACTCAAACTCAGACTGACCTCAATTTCCTACTAAATACTGGAAGTGGCATGCCCCTGAGCAACATCCTGCGACATTCAAGCTTTTCTATAAGCACAGAGTCCTCAGATACTGAAACACAAACCGATCTCCCCTCATTTGCCGGAGGTCCTTCCTCACAGACCCACACAGGTCAGGGTGAGCATGGAAGGATGCTGAACAGCACAGAAACCCAGACCATGACCAGTCAGGCAGAGGGCCTGGGGCACCTTTTCCTGACCAGTAATGAAACACAGACTGTAATGGATGACTTCCTGTCAGCAGACCTGGCATGGAACATGGAGTCACATTTCAGCTCCGTGGAAACCCAAACATGCGAAGAGCTTTGTGCTCTCTTTCAGCACTCTGACAAACCAAACAGCTGA
- the LOC114142868 gene encoding uncharacterized protein C16orf46 homolog, whose translation MLKGVCVSVFDAPQVHNAVKEQQKYDKTAINIEDLESKLLEMPERTHIDALLDISEQSFMRDLEPHKWHCYPGWEHAVHGWDRVSPLCCIMMSQKDMAKPKEAESLTTSGFNRTPSRVGSTASLMEQHCKPNPGQPNVKDAASLSHQLGPQDQATSPCHSATQKSVPGSSEKKWVARETSPVLRQTSQSSPLVYRALKVQKPSVRHDVTMVPIKTFKFLPPINSLQKDNKGRKTADVKSPYRLKKGIKATRTGLDATAKLERPISSPAATDSNQQCQQCQQSPNLFPKGCVSVPSRKKSSICPKMDTLHPTAYSLGNNMPRGLIPPLVPAKSLLI comes from the exons atgttaaaaggagTCTGTGTGAGTGTCTTTG ATGCGCCACAAGTTCACAATGCCGTGAAGGagcaacaaaaatatgacaAGACAGCAATAAACATAGAGGACTTGGAGTCAAAGCTTTTGGAGATGCCAGAGAGGACACATATTGATGCCCTTCTAGACATTAGTGAGCAGAGCTTCATGAGAGATCTGGAGCCACACAAGTGGCATTGTTACCCCGGTTGGGAACATGCT GTCCACGGTTGGGACAGAGTCTCTCCTTTGTGCTGCATAATGATGAGTCAGAAGGACATGGCAAAGCCCAAGGAGGCTGAAAGCCTGACCACTTCGGGTTTCAACCGAACGCCCTCTAGAGTAGGCAGCACAGCCAGCCTGATGGAGCAGCACTGCAAGCCAAATCCAGGCCAGCCTAACGTAAAGGACGCTGCATCACTGAGCCATCAACTGGGACCTCAAGATCAAGCAACATCACCTTGCCACAGTGCCACTCAGAAATCCGTACCAGGTTCCTCAGAGAAGAAATGGGTGGCACGAGAGACAAGTCCAGTGCTTCGCCAAACCTCACAATCTTCTCCTTTAGTGTATAGAGCCTTGAAAGTTCAGAAGCCCAGTGTTAGGCATGACGTTACAATGGTCCCCATCAAAACCTTCAAATTTTTACCTCCTATCAATTCACTCCAGAAGGACAACAAAGGCAGGAAGACGGCAGATGTAAAAAGCCCTTACAGGCTTAAGAAGGGGATCAAAGCAACTCGGACAGGACTGGATGCTACGGCTAAGTTAGAGCGTCCCATTTCCTCCCCAGCCGCTACCGACAGCAATCAGCAATGCCAGCAATGCCAGCAAAGCCCCAATTTGTTCCCTAAGGGTTGTGTTTCTGTTCCGAGCAGGAAGAAATCATCCATATGTCCCAAAATGGACACATTGCATCCCACAGCGTACTCTCTGGGGAACAACATGCCAAGAGGCTTGATCCCACCCCTGGTGCCTGCCAAGAGTCTGCTCATCTAA
- the LOC114142869 gene encoding protein phosphatase 1 regulatory subunit 3E, producing the protein MLPPKNCLPRNYSCIAGLFGSLTAANPRLEDGEECDVMNGSCEPMENPVVDERPRGREIFLKTPQSPNLRRRCKSLPTPMERAKLEIARSRSPTSQKKVRFADSLGLELITVKHFDDADDPEVPERILAKLPKATLHHLDTKFPRAPSQSVFMELQFTNPGTLPDFEQKVREVKVLLETVQTDDFTLSGFVRVLNLAFEKSVSLRYSLNNWITFMDSLATYVPDSNDGVTDKFSFKIVMPAYLDNGSTLQFAIKYCVGGHEFWDNNNGNNYKVRRHRLKMSPPREWENGWIHFI; encoded by the coding sequence ATGCTGCCTCCGAAGAACTGCCTCCCGAGGAACTACAGCTGCATCGCGGGGCTCTTCGGAAGCCTGACCGCGGCCAACCCGAGACTGGAGGATGGAGAAGAGTGTGATGTGATGAACGGCTCGTGTGAACCCATGGAGAACCCGGTGGTGGACGAGAGGCCACGGGGCAGGGAGATCTTTCTGAAGACCCCGCAGAGCCCGAATCTCCGCCGTAGGTGCAAATCGCTCCCTACGCCTATGGAGAGGGCAAAGTTGGAGATCGCACGCAGTAGAAGTCCGACCAGTCAGAAAAAGGTGCGCTTCGCTGACTCCCTGGGCTTGGAGCTCATAACTGTGAAGCACTTCGACGATGCGGACGACCCAGAGGTGCCGGAGCGCATTTTGGCGAAGCTGCCCAAGGCGACTCTCCATCACCTGGACACAAAGTTCCCCCGGGCTCCTTCGCAGTCCGTGTTCATGGAGCTGCAGTTCACAAACCCAGGCACTCTACCCGACTTCGAGCAGAAAGTCAGAGAGGTGAAGGTGCTGCTGGAGACGGTGCAAACGGACGACTTCACCCTCTCCGGCTTTGTGCGCGTCTTGAATCTGGCCTTTGAGAAGAGCGTCTCTTTGCGCTATTCCCTAAACAACTGGATAACCTTCATGGACAGCTTGGCTACCTATGTCCCAGACTCGAACGACGGTGTCACTGACAAGTTCAGCTTTAAGATTGTCATGCCCGCCTACTTAGATAACGGTAGCACCTTGCAGTTCGCCATTAAATACTGTGTCGGCGGGCATGAATTCTGGGACAATAACAACGGGAACAACTACAAGGTGCGTCGCCATCGGCTAAAGATGTCGCCACCTCGTGAGTGGGAAAATGGTTGGATCCACTTTATCTGA